The Seriola aureovittata isolate HTS-2021-v1 ecotype China chromosome 12, ASM2101889v1, whole genome shotgun sequence genome window below encodes:
- the LOC130179440 gene encoding uncharacterized protein LOC130179440 isoform X4, which produces MDRYHDLDLECDGGGVAQKAALFGGMLKRSSKSAEPSAQAQDNLSANGELSKSNDSLASNNDSKDKGGVFKGMFKKATRSAKDDQPQATLSLQNPELSASSDSLTDNKKSSKDKSGVFSGILKRSPKPGHVRSPSQDLLDDKLSVSTDSLSENANTKESGGMFSGMFKKSPKPFGARTQSQDDLAAPSELSGSTDNLSVNGNTKESGGMFSGIFKKSPKPFGVRTQSQDDLSAPSELSGSNDNLSENNTKEKGGLLSGVFRKKGAKSQSQDDLSMDGELSASSDSLTEKSSKGGVAAKILKNPFTSSSQEKDKTEHSGDSNENTSSTEKPKAKQNGLSAMMKSTFSTDRQQEKNADTDGEETSDNGEGQPGHKQNKLAGAMTKLNPFRSANKSEKQTGSNDEEPPASSDKSSGNKQKDTEDTETLKENEKQVEGKPKPVKSNMIQQERKERSETPLVPPRPTEEEMKRTSTYDKVKPRGTEDNQDKKDVISRQKKEKPAETPVVPARPLEEEMNRAPTRGLQKQKNNHQKKSDDEGLKQDEAAESKEGDEVNPPESKTTKVKKHKHHNPFMPRAAAKAASDDEQLKDEDESSSKEENKDEEDKDKREETKVKKPKRHNPFMPRVKGKVIQRHTQDEAEGNNAENEGGNRSLFDQLEDFRIDPVQPEDDQDVDLMEWWNTVEPWEDTPQDDEMTDKEEAKAFALTAEKVQKGIRVFNKLFSERAESLWQHVIDLNGIADALDKFNKNTKIAQITGGSTSAIGGVATIAGLALAPVTLGTSLIVTAVGLGVAAAGGLTSAGAGISNQVNNSMDRKKVEKIVEDYQEKIVDLNKCLKFIKQGIENLRKFDLLKMKKHAYNRDFPALTSSFYEDGAMAGKAILINANEIMRVVQIANVAGSTAARAVQIASMATGVLTGLFVGMDIYFVAKDSKELKKGAKSEFAAKIREVATQLHDGLVELNSIREELQSTTSEGNKDKDTADLDNDKKEKEDQYESSDEDEIDRIKKAIKKDIENREYV; this is translated from the exons ATG GATCGGTACCACGACCTGGACTTGGAGTGTGATGGAGGAGGCGTTGCA CAAAAAGCAGCGTTATTCGGTGGGATGTTAAAGAGATCCTCTAAGTCTGCAGAACCATCTGCTCAAGCACag GACAATTTATCGGCCAATGGTGAACTTTCAAAGAGCAACGACAGTCTGGCATCCAACAACGACTCCAAG GACAAAGGAGGCGTGTTTAAAGGAATGTTTAAGAAGGCGACCAGATCCGCCAAAGACGATCAACCACAG GCCACCCTCTCATTACAAAATCCTGAACTCTCTGCCAGTAGCGACAGCTTAACAGACAATAAGAAGTCGTCGAAG GACAAATCAGGTGTGTTCAGTGGGATACTGAAACGATCTCCCAAACCAGGACATGTCCGGAGTCcttcacag GATCTTTTGGACGATAAGCTCTCGGTCAGTACCGACAGTCTGTCTGAGAACGCCAACACTAAG GAGTCAGGCGGGATGTTCAGTGGGATGTTTAAAAAATCCCCAAAGCCCTTTGGAGCAAGAACACAATCTCAG GATGATTTGGCTGCACCAAGTGAGCTCTCGGGCAGCACCGACAATCTTTCTGTAAATGGAAACACTAAG GAGTCAGGTGGGATGTTCAgtggaatatttaaaaaatctccGAAGCCCTTCGGCGTGAGGACACAATCTCAG GACGACTTGTCTGCACCCAGCGAGCTCTCAGGCAGCAATGACAATCTTTCTGAGAACAATACGAAG GAGAAAGGAGGACTCCTGAGTGGCGTGTTCAGGAAAAAAGGTGCCAAATCTCAGTCTCAG GATGATTTGTCTATGGATGGTGAACTCTCTGCCAGCAGTGACAGTCTCACAGAGAAGTCTTCAAAG GGTGGAGTCGCAGCAAAAATCCTCAAGAAtcctttcacttcctcctctcag GAAAAGGACAAGACTGAACACTCAGGAGACTCAAATGAGAATACCTCTTCCACAGAGAAGCCCAAAGCCAAGCAG aacGGTCTGAGTGCGATGATGAAGAGCACGTTCTCCACTGACAGACAG CAGGAGAAGAATGCAGACACTGATGGTGAGGAGACATCGGACAATGGAGAGGGTCAGCCTGGTCACAAACAG AATAAACTTGCTGGGGCAATGACGAAGCTGAATCCGTTTCGATCTGCGAACAAA AGTGAGAAGCAGACAGGCTCTAATGACGAAGAACCACCTGCAAGCAGTGACAAGTCATCCGGAAACAAACAG AAAGACACTGAAGACACAGAGACGCTCAAGGAGAACGAGAAACAAGTGGAAGGGAAGCCGAAACCG GTCAAAAGCAACATGATCCAgcaagaaaggaaggaaaggagtgAAACACCACTGGTCCCACCCAGACCAACTGAAGAG gagatgaagaggaCGTCCACATATGACAAAGTGAAACCAAGAGGGACGGAGGATAATCAG GATAAAAAGGACGTGATctccagacagaaaaaagaaaagcctgcAGAGACTCCTGTAGTTCCTGCCAGACCATTAGAAGAG GAGATGAACAGAGCACCGACTCGTGGTCTGCAAAAGCAGAAGAACAACCATCAG AAGAAGTCCGATGACGAGGGACTCAAACAAGATGAAGCTGCTGAATCCAAAGAGGGAGACGAGGTGAACCCTCCTGAGAGCAAAACA ACCAAggtgaaaaaacacaagcacCATAACCCCTTCATGCCACGTGCTGCAGCCAAG GCAGCATCTGATGATGAACAGCTGAAAGACGAAGATGAATCTTCAtccaaagaggaaaacaaagatgagGAGGACAAGGATAAAAGAGAGGAG accAAAGTCAAGAAACCTAAGCGGCACAATCCCTTCATGCCACGGGTCAAG gGCAAAGTTATACAGAGGCATACACAGGACGAAGCTGAGGGCAACAACGCAGAG AATGAAGGTGGAAACAGGTCCTTGTTTGACCAGCTTGAGGACTTCCGTATTGATCCAGTGCAGCCTGAAGATGATCAG GATGTGGATCTTATGGAGTGGTGGAACACAGTGGAGC CTTGGGAAGACACGCCTCAagatgatgaaatgacagataAAGAAGAGGCCAA GGCATTTGCTTTGACGGCTGAAAAGGTGCAGAAGGGAATCCGCGTCTTCAACAAACTGTTCTCAGAGCGCGCTGAGAGCCTCTGGCAGCACGTCATCGACCTCAACGGCATTGCCGACGCCCTGGACAAGTTCAACAAGAACACGAAGATCGCTCAAATCACCGGTGGTTCCACCAGCGCCATTGGGGGTGTTGCCACCATCGCTGGCCTCGCTCTGGCCCCGGTCACCCTGGGTACCTCTTTGATTGTGACGGCGGTGGGATTGGGCGTAGCCGCGGCAGGCGGTCTGACATCAGCCGGCGCTGGAATCTCCAACCAGGTCAACAACTCAATGGACCGCAAGAAGGTGGAGAAGATCGTGGAGGACTACCAGGAGAAGATAGTGGATTTGAACAAGTGCCTGAAATTCATCAAGCAGGGTATCGAAAACCTGCGCAAATTTGACCTGCTCAAGATGAAAAAACATGCTTATAATCGTGACTTCCCAGCGCTCACTAGTAGTTTCTATGAGGATGGTGCCATGGCGGGAAAAGCGATCCTCATCAACGCCAATGAGATCATGCGTGTGGTTCAGATCGCCAATGTGGCCGGCAGCACAGCGGCCAGAGCGGTCCAGATTGCCAGTATGGCCACAGGTGTGCTCACCGGACTCTTCGTAGGTATGGACATCTACTTTGTGGCTAAAGACTCCAAGGAACTGAAGAAAGGGGCCAAGTCAGAGTTCGCTGCCAAAATCAGGGAGGTGGCAACGCAACTGCACGACGGTCTGGTTGAGCTCAACAGCATACGAGAGGAGCTGCAGTCCACCACATCAGAGGgcaacaaagacaaagatacAGCTGATTTGGACAatgacaagaaagagaaagaagatcAATATGAGAGTtcagatgaagatgaaatcGACCGCATTAAAAAAGCCATCAAAAAGGACATTGAGAACAGAGAATATGtttga